A region of Streptomyces deccanensis DNA encodes the following proteins:
- a CDS encoding DNA-methyltransferase — translation MPFSLHQGDALSVLAELPEGCVDSVITDPPYNSGGRTAKERTSRSAKQKYTSADAGHNLPDFTGENMDQRSYGFWLTQIMTEAHRLTRTGGTALLFTDWRQLPTTTDAIQAAGWLWRGVLAWHKPQARPQKGRFTQNCEFIVWASKGAIDASRNPVYLPGLYSASQPSGKNRQHITQKPVEVMRELVKICPEQGTVLDFCAGSGSTGVAALLEGRDFIGVEKTEHYATIAADRLTGTLQQTLNQDDFVLSS, via the coding sequence TTGCCTTTTTCCCTGCACCAGGGCGACGCGCTCAGCGTCCTCGCCGAACTGCCGGAAGGCTGTGTCGACTCCGTCATCACCGACCCGCCGTACAACTCCGGTGGCCGGACGGCGAAGGAGCGCACCTCCCGCAGCGCGAAGCAGAAGTACACCTCCGCCGACGCCGGCCATAACCTGCCGGACTTCACCGGCGAGAACATGGACCAGCGCTCGTACGGGTTTTGGCTGACGCAGATCATGACCGAAGCGCACCGGCTCACCCGTACTGGCGGCACCGCGCTTCTGTTCACCGACTGGCGTCAGCTCCCCACCACGACGGACGCGATCCAGGCGGCCGGATGGCTGTGGCGTGGTGTGCTGGCCTGGCACAAGCCGCAGGCCAGACCCCAGAAGGGCCGCTTCACGCAGAACTGCGAGTTCATCGTCTGGGCCTCCAAGGGTGCCATCGACGCCTCCCGCAACCCGGTCTACCTGCCCGGCCTCTACAGCGCCTCGCAGCCGTCGGGCAAGAACCGGCAGCACATCACCCAGAAGCCGGTCGAGGTGATGCGCGAGCTCGTCAAGATCTGCCCCGAGCAGGGCACGGTGCTCGACTTCTGCGCCGGCTCCGGCTCGACCGGCGTCGCCGCCCTTCTGGAAGGCCGTGACTTCATCGGGGTCGAGAAGACCGAGCACTACGCGACGATCGCCGCCGACCGGCTGACCGGAACCCTGCAACAGACCCTGAATCAGGACGACTTCGTCCTGTCCTCCTGA
- a CDS encoding DUF4913 domain-containing protein, with translation MEPVRLPDTDLESIEASVRKLLKQSAQQAQQLDSLSTETGPRAFDSFGLPGFAGLPVPPAPPEPRPILELDGEEYEDELDSLSDWVDDFLMPIYGAEVTTATPWCQQWQEHDCVVAWLHALWLAYQQHKDPEAGPSGLFVWHRDFLTHAMTTVRAPGGPLSACMTDPDRPAHRLLPGPKPSTRAASSPADEPPTVGEPGQAAA, from the coding sequence ATGGAACCGGTCCGCTTGCCGGACACGGATCTGGAAAGCATCGAGGCCAGCGTGCGCAAGCTGCTCAAGCAGTCGGCCCAGCAGGCCCAGCAGCTCGACAGCCTGTCCACGGAGACCGGACCACGCGCGTTCGACAGCTTCGGCCTCCCGGGATTCGCCGGCCTGCCGGTACCGCCCGCCCCACCGGAGCCGCGCCCGATCCTGGAACTGGACGGCGAGGAGTACGAGGACGAACTCGACAGCCTCAGCGACTGGGTGGACGACTTCCTCATGCCCATCTACGGCGCGGAGGTCACCACAGCCACGCCCTGGTGCCAGCAGTGGCAGGAACACGACTGTGTCGTCGCCTGGCTGCATGCCCTGTGGCTGGCCTACCAGCAGCACAAGGACCCCGAAGCCGGACCCAGCGGCTTGTTCGTGTGGCACCGTGACTTCCTCACCCATGCCATGACCACCGTTCGCGCCCCCGGCGGGCCGCTGTCCGCGTGCATGACCGACCCGGACCGGCCCGCCCACCGCCTGCTGCCCGGGCCCAAACCCTCCACCCGGGCGGCGAGTTCCCCCGCCGACGAGCCACCCACGGTCGGCGAGCCGGGCCAGGCCGCCGCATGA
- a CDS encoding type II toxin-antitoxin system RelE family toxin encodes MSDPEPQPAFGLSFDPRALTDLLQAPGDIRDLALDQLQKVVNAQLFGGKLTEELTGCRKLYVDHRNAWRIVYAQRPAPPGATHRTEIHVVAVRPRARHDVYETARARLGIARRPTGARTHAARARSPQLDTQRPPIPKPGPPPYAVPGLPSAAPTHTPLKGPVR; translated from the coding sequence ATGAGCGATCCCGAACCCCAGCCGGCCTTCGGCCTGTCCTTCGACCCGAGGGCTCTGACCGACCTTCTCCAGGCCCCGGGCGACATACGCGACTTGGCCCTCGACCAGCTCCAGAAGGTCGTCAACGCCCAGTTGTTCGGCGGCAAGCTGACCGAGGAGCTGACCGGGTGCCGCAAGCTCTACGTCGATCACCGCAACGCCTGGCGCATCGTCTACGCCCAGCGCCCGGCCCCACCCGGCGCGACGCACCGCACCGAGATCCACGTCGTCGCCGTACGCCCGCGCGCCCGGCACGACGTGTACGAAACGGCCCGCGCCCGCCTCGGTATCGCCCGGCGCCCGACAGGCGCGCGCACCCACGCCGCCCGCGCCCGCTCCCCGCAGCTGGACACGCAACGGCCGCCGATCCCCAAGCCCGGCCCGCCGCCCTACGCGGTGCCCGGCCTTCCCTCAGCCGCACCCACGCACACTCCCCTGAAAGGCCCTGTCCGTTGA
- a CDS encoding GNAT family N-acetyltransferase, protein MHPATEADRPLADSLHQDCSEANLLLRWGRTRITHRDFTRLLDHCDVWIGLDAEGRPLAMVSAGLVSHEAGVVDLGLQVADAHQRRGIGTLLARHAADQARRSGAHTLTAYLHAANTPMLRLLARLGPAVHTRDGSHLGVRIPLGDTPADHAPS, encoded by the coding sequence ATCCACCCAGCGACCGAGGCGGACCGGCCCCTGGCCGATTCCCTCCACCAGGACTGCTCCGAGGCGAACCTGCTCCTGCGCTGGGGCCGGACCCGAATCACCCATCGCGACTTCACCCGGCTGCTGGACCACTGCGATGTCTGGATCGGCCTCGACGCCGAGGGCCGTCCGCTCGCGATGGTCTCGGCAGGGCTCGTCAGCCACGAAGCGGGCGTCGTCGATCTCGGACTGCAGGTCGCCGACGCCCACCAGCGCCGCGGCATCGGCACCCTGCTGGCCCGGCACGCCGCCGACCAGGCCCGCCGCAGTGGCGCCCACACCCTGACTGCGTACCTCCACGCCGCTAACACGCCGATGCTGCGCCTCCTCGCCCGGCTCGGCCCCGCCGTACACACCCGCGACGGCTCTCACCTCGGTGTCCGCATTCCCCTCGGCGACACCCCCGCCGACCATGCGCCGTCGTGA
- a CDS encoding SH3 domain-containing protein produces MHSTRIAISAALLGELALPLASASAATAAPTSVATAMPASSCTSKPYLPWAVHGTNAVTIRKKATTKSTAVGILYKSHKFTVHKTTKGAKWVYITDKTTGVKGWVSGTYVYRDVRMCLD; encoded by the coding sequence ATGCACTCAACCCGAATTGCGATATCCGCTGCACTGCTCGGCGAGCTCGCCCTGCCCCTCGCGTCGGCTTCTGCGGCCACCGCAGCGCCGACGTCCGTCGCCACTGCGATGCCCGCGTCATCCTGCACCAGCAAGCCATACCTCCCGTGGGCGGTCCACGGCACCAACGCCGTGACCATCCGCAAGAAGGCGACGACCAAGTCCACCGCCGTCGGCATCCTCTACAAGTCGCACAAGTTCACGGTGCACAAGACCACCAAGGGTGCGAAGTGGGTGTACATCACCGACAAGACCACCGGCGTCAAGGGCTGGGTTTCCGGGACCTACGTCTATCGCGATGTCCGCATGTGCCTGGACTAA
- a CDS encoding winged helix-turn-helix transcriptional regulator, with the protein MAATGLSRTTLNDLSRVTESLQMLAPSWSVWVLMTLAAQPLRYSEVKAKLALLADGQLHPKLGKLVDAGLVERTEHTPRHVTYGLTRRGADLMPVLPVLAAWGDTHLEKPLVRDKATGELQPQPVAVAQNIEDTIALISPRHSTPLVWALKARGPASAKALAAEVMPHYSLSRVYPPLRRVIDDGLAETTPAGDYQLSASGRALAPVYQALSAWAAGYPLAEATHSLWGQALTPSSSARSGPWLTTQSRLPAPPAAPAPGQMAKAPTTPWQPGDLFSHPIPARPLAISPAGGPRR; encoded by the coding sequence TTGGCCGCCACCGGTCTGTCCCGCACCACCCTGAACGACCTGTCCCGCGTCACCGAGAGCCTTCAGATGCTCGCCCCGAGCTGGAGCGTGTGGGTGCTGATGACCCTCGCCGCCCAGCCGCTGCGCTACAGCGAGGTCAAGGCAAAGCTCGCTCTGCTCGCGGACGGCCAGCTCCACCCGAAGCTGGGCAAGCTCGTCGACGCCGGTCTCGTCGAACGCACCGAGCACACCCCCCGGCACGTCACCTACGGACTGACCCGTCGCGGCGCCGACCTGATGCCCGTCCTGCCTGTGCTCGCCGCCTGGGGGGACACGCATCTGGAGAAGCCTCTCGTACGGGACAAGGCCACCGGCGAGCTTCAGCCGCAGCCGGTCGCGGTGGCACAGAACATCGAGGACACGATCGCTCTGATCAGCCCGCGGCATTCCACGCCGCTGGTGTGGGCGCTGAAAGCCCGCGGGCCGGCGAGCGCCAAGGCACTGGCCGCCGAGGTCATGCCCCACTACAGCCTCAGCCGCGTCTACCCGCCGCTGCGCCGGGTGATCGACGACGGGCTGGCCGAGACCACACCGGCCGGCGACTACCAGCTCTCCGCCAGCGGGCGGGCCCTCGCCCCGGTCTACCAGGCCCTCTCCGCGTGGGCGGCCGGATACCCCCTCGCCGAAGCTACCCACTCCCTGTGGGGCCAGGCCCTGACACCGTCTTCCTCAGCCCGCTCGGGACCATGGCTGACCACCCAGTCCCGACTGCCCGCGCCACCGGCCGCGCCCGCCCCGGGCCAGATGGCCAAGGCCCCGACCACACCGTGGCAGCCCGGCGACCTCTTCTCCCACCCGATACCCGCCCGCCCCCTGGCGATCTCTCCGGCAGGAGGCCCGCGCCGGTGA
- a CDS encoding MFS transporter — MRARTGNRPSHRQVSPLLRSVYLPRSMDAAAFAMTTYGIPLLVLATTGSAALTGLAFALEWAPRLMAFAVAGALVDRHGTTRVFRLAATARATLVLTAALLLEAQTGGLGKTITVMALAAGTGVLTEFSYVAAETAGGLASRTAGARAHRVQSVLLGIDQTATLAGPALAGLLLAHTGATGMLAATAAFSLLAAALAPKQHTDQHATTPAAVRQGWKTGWQTLRALPALGWLVAGLTLSNLAVGLLQAAAPVIVLQQFGHSSADVGLLWSAAAAASLIAISLCRHAIDRCGLWPAGAVCATITASACLTLALTHTYPAYLALIALFMAGESGMTVVLRTLRSHLIPADVFGNTLAVTILLLLTPFPAAGLLVAAIPPSQLGHAITACAVLQAIGLATAFTRLRTLPDLRPSAA; from the coding sequence GTGAGAGCCCGTACCGGAAACCGGCCCTCCCACCGACAGGTTTCCCCCCTGCTGCGCAGTGTCTATCTCCCGCGCAGCATGGACGCCGCCGCGTTCGCCATGACGACGTACGGCATCCCCCTGCTGGTCCTCGCCACCACCGGATCCGCGGCCCTCACGGGCCTGGCCTTCGCCCTGGAATGGGCGCCGAGGCTGATGGCCTTCGCCGTGGCTGGTGCCCTGGTCGACCGCCACGGCACCACCCGCGTCTTCCGCCTCGCGGCCACCGCCCGGGCCACCCTCGTCCTGACCGCCGCGCTGCTCCTTGAGGCCCAGACGGGCGGGCTGGGGAAGACAATCACGGTGATGGCGCTCGCCGCCGGCACCGGTGTGCTCACCGAGTTCAGCTACGTCGCGGCCGAAACCGCGGGCGGGCTGGCAAGCCGTACCGCCGGTGCGCGTGCTCACCGTGTGCAGTCGGTGCTCCTCGGCATCGATCAGACGGCGACCCTGGCCGGACCCGCGCTCGCCGGACTGCTCCTCGCCCACACCGGCGCCACCGGCATGCTCGCCGCGACCGCCGCCTTCTCCCTGCTCGCCGCCGCCCTCGCCCCCAAGCAGCACACCGACCAGCACGCCACTACCCCGGCGGCCGTACGGCAGGGATGGAAGACGGGCTGGCAGACCCTGCGCGCGCTGCCGGCACTCGGCTGGCTCGTCGCGGGGCTGACGCTGTCCAACCTCGCCGTCGGCCTCCTGCAGGCCGCCGCCCCGGTGATCGTCCTCCAGCAGTTCGGCCACTCCAGCGCCGATGTCGGCCTGCTCTGGTCGGCAGCCGCCGCAGCCTCCCTGATCGCGATCTCCCTGTGCCGCCACGCCATCGACCGCTGCGGTCTGTGGCCCGCCGGGGCCGTCTGCGCGACGATCACGGCCTCGGCCTGCCTCACCCTCGCCCTCACGCACACCTACCCCGCCTATCTGGCGCTGATCGCGCTCTTCATGGCCGGCGAAAGCGGCATGACCGTCGTGCTGCGCACCCTGCGCTCCCACCTGATCCCCGCCGACGTCTTCGGCAACACCCTCGCGGTTACGATCCTGCTGCTCCTTACGCCCTTCCCAGCCGCCGGCCTGCTCGTTGCCGCCATCCCGCCCAGCCAGCTCGGCCATGCGATCACCGCCTGCGCCGTCCTGCAGGCAATCGGCCTCGCCACCGCCTTCACCCGGCTGCGCACCCTCCCGGACCTGCGCCCGTCAGCCGCCTGA
- a CDS encoding ATP-grasp domain-containing protein, which yields MESEAYRAYCLENVAAHYDVVLITDAEPTWERPYLLDWEVADPTDQAALSAAALALAERHPVAGVMTWTEWYLVPVARLARRLGLPTPGPEVMQGCRNKAASRALFARHAVPSATSNGVRTGDEAARAAQHIGYPIVLKPAARAASAGVIRVDTPEELPDAYAFAAQAARLGAEGTEVLVEEYLDGPEVSVECVTYHGTTTVVAVTRKTVGLPPYFEEITHAVDAADPLLATVAPTAQAAVQALGVTDGVSHVELRLVDGRPRLIEVNARLGGDMIGHLVHLATGVDLARVAADIACGRAPDLTRTHSRAAAIRMIYPAHPGTLTARHLTDGFAEQAPWLERAHFHRDVGDQLMLPPDGDLFTARIGFLITTGPTADVAQDRSQEAYRHLTVQVAPHPTAVPADSAT from the coding sequence ATGGAGTCCGAGGCATACCGCGCGTACTGCCTTGAGAACGTCGCCGCCCACTACGACGTCGTCCTGATCACCGATGCCGAACCGACGTGGGAACGCCCCTACCTTTTGGACTGGGAGGTCGCCGACCCGACGGACCAGGCGGCCCTGAGCGCCGCCGCACTGGCCCTGGCCGAGCGGCATCCGGTGGCCGGGGTGATGACGTGGACCGAGTGGTACCTCGTGCCCGTGGCCCGCCTCGCCCGCCGCCTCGGCCTGCCCACCCCCGGCCCGGAGGTGATGCAGGGCTGCCGCAACAAGGCCGCCTCCCGTGCCCTGTTCGCCCGGCACGCGGTGCCCTCGGCAACCTCGAACGGCGTCCGCACCGGTGACGAGGCGGCCCGCGCCGCACAGCACATCGGCTACCCAATCGTCCTCAAGCCCGCTGCGCGTGCCGCGAGCGCCGGCGTGATCCGCGTCGACACCCCCGAAGAACTGCCGGACGCCTACGCCTTCGCCGCCCAGGCCGCCCGCCTCGGGGCCGAGGGCACCGAGGTGCTGGTCGAGGAATACCTCGACGGTCCGGAGGTGAGCGTCGAATGCGTCACCTACCACGGCACCACCACCGTGGTCGCCGTCACCCGCAAGACGGTAGGACTCCCGCCGTACTTCGAGGAGATCACGCACGCCGTCGACGCCGCCGACCCGCTGCTGGCCACTGTTGCCCCAACTGCCCAGGCCGCCGTGCAGGCCCTCGGCGTCACCGACGGCGTCAGCCACGTCGAACTCCGCCTCGTCGACGGCCGCCCCCGGTTGATCGAGGTCAACGCCCGCCTCGGCGGGGACATGATCGGCCACCTCGTGCACCTCGCCACCGGCGTCGACCTCGCCCGGGTGGCGGCGGACATCGCCTGCGGACGTGCCCCGGACCTCACCCGGACGCACAGCCGGGCAGCGGCGATCCGCATGATCTACCCCGCCCACCCGGGCACCCTCACCGCACGCCACCTCACCGACGGCTTCGCCGAGCAGGCGCCGTGGCTGGAGCGGGCCCACTTCCACCGCGACGTCGGCGACCAGTTGATGCTGCCGCCGGACGGCGACCTGTTCACCGCCCGCATCGGGTTCCTGATCACCACCGGCCCGACCGCCGACGTGGCCCAGGACCGTTCCCAGGAGGCATACCGCCACCTCACTGTCCAGGTCGCCCCGCATCCGACCGCCGTCCCCGCGGACTCGGCCACGTGA
- a CDS encoding MFS transporter — translation MAVWGARMPAVQQAADLSTAGLALVLLAAAVGMVIGLHVGGRLAAPAREPLLLTSGAVGLAAALAVIGVCRTPLTLALGAFVFGIAHGVLDVALNAAAVRCQDRLGRFIMSSLHAAYSLGALGGAGLAALSAHTSHTWLFAVTGLAVASAAVAMAPVARTLGMLEPTTPAISRRTPDPKDSPGLPRARLWLLGALAAACLLGEGAAADWAAVHLHSLDASTAVSASAFALYSASMVAGRLAGDRLIAHFGAPMVVRIGAVLAAAGLTAGLALATVPAALAGWAALGLGLSVTIPSLITAAGRGGPGAVATVSVTGYAGLLAGPALIGALATLTALPHALLLPALLAAAVAALSRKALENPTP, via the coding sequence ATGGCCGTCTGGGGCGCACGGATGCCAGCCGTCCAGCAGGCGGCCGACCTGAGCACCGCAGGTCTCGCCCTGGTCCTGCTCGCCGCCGCCGTCGGCATGGTCATCGGCCTTCACGTCGGCGGGCGTCTTGCCGCTCCTGCCCGGGAGCCGCTGCTGCTGACCAGCGGCGCAGTCGGCCTCGCCGCCGCCCTGGCGGTGATCGGCGTCTGTCGCACGCCGCTCACCCTCGCTCTGGGGGCGTTCGTGTTCGGTATCGCGCACGGTGTGCTGGACGTGGCTCTGAACGCCGCGGCGGTCCGCTGCCAGGACCGACTCGGACGTTTCATCATGTCGTCCTTGCACGCCGCCTACAGCCTGGGCGCGCTCGGTGGGGCCGGACTCGCCGCTCTCAGCGCCCACACCTCCCACACCTGGCTGTTCGCCGTCACCGGTCTCGCCGTCGCCTCGGCTGCTGTGGCCATGGCTCCAGTGGCCCGCACCCTCGGCATGCTCGAGCCCACTACCCCCGCCATATCCCGGCGTACGCCGGACCCGAAGGACTCGCCGGGCTTGCCCCGGGCGCGCTTGTGGCTGCTGGGGGCACTGGCCGCAGCGTGTCTGCTGGGGGAGGGGGCCGCAGCCGACTGGGCGGCCGTGCACCTGCACAGCCTGGATGCCTCGACGGCGGTCAGCGCCTCCGCGTTCGCCCTCTACAGCGCGTCTATGGTCGCCGGAAGGCTCGCCGGGGACCGCCTCATCGCCCACTTCGGCGCCCCGATGGTCGTACGCATCGGGGCCGTCCTTGCCGCGGCCGGGCTCACAGCTGGCCTGGCCCTGGCCACCGTCCCGGCGGCCCTGGCCGGCTGGGCGGCACTGGGCCTGGGCCTGTCCGTCACCATCCCCAGCCTGATCACCGCCGCCGGACGCGGCGGCCCCGGCGCCGTCGCCACCGTCTCGGTCACCGGCTACGCCGGACTGCTCGCCGGCCCCGCCCTCATCGGCGCCCTCGCCACCCTCACCGCCCTGCCCCACGCGCTGCTGCTGCCCGCCCTCCTCGCAGCCGCCGTCGCCGCCCTGTCCCGCAAAGCCCTGGAGAACCCCACCCCTTGA
- a CDS encoding HAD family hydrolase, whose protein sequence is MTSTSLTPTRADAVIIDYNGVLGRQPTPAMWTRLADLAEWPSGHIAAFQDAFWAPREAYDAGELSDLAYWAKVLGHHPGARWLRTLRTADAAMWIRTDDRILDILRRAHATGLPMVLLSNAPHFLSDILDATDWRRELMTDALYSARLGLCKPDPAAYRHALVATGIADPGRVLFIDDREDNCQAAAELGLRTLHYTGQPADLEEQLLPSGPVAVRSPAAPRGASH, encoded by the coding sequence TTGACCAGCACTTCCCTTACGCCGACCCGTGCGGACGCCGTGATCATCGACTACAACGGTGTTCTGGGCCGACAGCCCACCCCTGCAATGTGGACCCGCCTCGCCGACCTCGCCGAATGGCCCAGCGGGCACATCGCCGCCTTCCAGGACGCCTTCTGGGCTCCTAGAGAGGCGTACGACGCCGGAGAACTCAGCGACCTCGCCTACTGGGCCAAGGTCCTCGGCCACCACCCCGGCGCACGCTGGCTGCGCACCTTGCGCACAGCCGACGCCGCCATGTGGATCCGCACCGACGACCGCATCCTCGACATCCTGCGCCGCGCTCACGCCACGGGGCTGCCCATGGTGCTGCTCTCCAATGCCCCGCACTTCCTGAGCGACATCCTTGATGCCACCGACTGGCGGCGCGAGCTGATGACCGACGCCCTGTACTCGGCACGCCTGGGCCTGTGCAAGCCCGACCCGGCCGCCTACCGACACGCGCTTGTGGCCACCGGCATTGCCGACCCCGGACGCGTCCTGTTCATCGACGACCGCGAAGACAACTGCCAGGCCGCCGCCGAGTTGGGCCTGCGCACCCTGCACTACACCGGCCAACCCGCTGATCTGGAGGAGCAGTTGCTCCCTTCCGGCCCGGTCGCCGTGCGCTCACCAGCAGCCCCTCGCGGCGCCAGCCACTGA
- a CDS encoding DUF317 domain-containing protein: MPDTEEIYGDVYVSPRYLAGSTAIGDPALEPLLALGFDLRHDDLGNAYVTAPDHRIRLGFLPEGDDDGLWRINAYRDRFGPPAWGVSFNDMAPTEFVTAFTTALAQAYTAGPDTYLAPPDLKDPELGAFDAVVPLIKGGWQFQHPRWGVMELQPPDGMATLEYTTGRLDPEKELTTLQARWHLWGGPKSGHARWYATASTHTPTALVKAITQSVADPAPLPRWKDSLLPWLRESAQLTPVTPSAPPVPTPLDVQRAAARRPPTLGTRSVPRWSTTTVAAAPTAAGTGPRR, encoded by the coding sequence GTGCCCGACACCGAAGAAATCTACGGCGACGTCTACGTATCCCCGCGCTACCTCGCCGGCAGCACCGCCATCGGAGACCCCGCGCTGGAGCCTCTTCTCGCGCTCGGCTTCGACTTGCGTCACGACGACCTCGGCAACGCTTACGTCACGGCGCCCGACCACCGCATCCGCCTCGGGTTCCTGCCTGAGGGAGACGACGACGGACTGTGGCGGATCAACGCCTACCGCGACCGCTTCGGCCCGCCTGCGTGGGGCGTCAGCTTCAACGACATGGCGCCCACAGAGTTTGTCACCGCTTTCACCACTGCTCTGGCCCAGGCATACACCGCCGGCCCCGACACTTACCTCGCCCCGCCCGACCTCAAGGATCCCGAGCTAGGCGCCTTCGACGCCGTGGTCCCGCTGATCAAGGGTGGCTGGCAGTTCCAGCACCCGCGCTGGGGCGTAATGGAACTCCAGCCCCCCGACGGGATGGCCACCCTGGAATACACCACCGGCCGCCTCGACCCGGAGAAGGAACTCACCACCCTTCAGGCCCGCTGGCATCTGTGGGGCGGCCCGAAGAGCGGTCACGCCCGCTGGTATGCCACCGCCTCCACCCACACCCCGACTGCCCTGGTCAAGGCCATCACCCAGAGTGTGGCCGACCCGGCGCCACTGCCGCGCTGGAAGGACTCGCTGCTTCCCTGGCTGCGCGAATCCGCACAGCTCACCCCCGTCACACCATCCGCACCCCCGGTACCCACTCCGCTCGACGTCCAGCGCGCCGCCGCCCGCCGCCCGCCGACCCTCGGCACCCGCAGCGTCCCTCGCTGGAGCACCACCACCGTTGCCGCGGCTCCCACCGCAGCCGGTACCGGCCCGCGCCGCTGA